In one Gemmatimonadota bacterium genomic region, the following are encoded:
- a CDS encoding DinB family protein, with amino-acid sequence MPTPPASSAAATRPADDEFAPYYGGYIALVPGGDVRDHLRQQLHETLATLTGVGDDVASRAYGPGKWTLKEVLSHICDAERVFAYRLLRIARGDETPLPGFEQDHWIPTSGANTRTLESLLIEFASVRAATLTLLASLPDEAWARRGTASGKPVSARALAYITAGHEKHHMRIIRERYL; translated from the coding sequence ATGCCAACGCCCCCTGCTTCCTCCGCGGCCGCCACCCGCCCAGCCGATGATGAGTTCGCGCCCTACTATGGTGGCTACATCGCCCTCGTCCCTGGCGGCGACGTCCGCGATCATCTGCGCCAACAGCTCCACGAGACACTCGCCACGCTCACCGGCGTCGGCGACGACGTCGCCAGCCGTGCCTACGGGCCGGGGAAGTGGACTCTCAAGGAAGTTCTGAGCCATATCTGCGACGCCGAACGCGTGTTCGCGTACCGCCTGCTCCGCATTGCGCGCGGCGACGAGACCCCGCTCCCTGGTTTCGAACAGGATCATTGGATCCCAACCTCCGGCGCCAACACGCGCACCCTCGAAAGCCTGCTGATCGAGTTCGCCTCCGTGCGCGCGGCCACCCTCACGCTGCTCGCCTCACTCCCCGACGAAGCCTGGGCACGCCGTGGCACCGCGAGCGGCAAGCCGGTGTCGGCCCGCGCACTGGCCTACATCACGGCCGGACACGAAAAGCACCACATGCGGATCATTCGCGAGCGATATCTGTAG
- a CDS encoding zinc-binding dehydrogenase, whose protein sequence is MKALTISAHGGLDQVVYGDVPTPDECAQGEVRIRLTAAALNHLDLFVVAGVPGVSIAPNWVLGADGVGSIDQLGAGVAGLALGDRVAINPGISCRECEYCRAGEHPLCPKFRLLGEHRAGTFAEYIVVPAANVRRIPDTVPDAVAAAFSLATLTAWRMLVTRAHIKAGESVLIQGIGGGVAIAALQIAKARGATVWVTSSSERKLAQAAALGADETLNYATMDVAREIRARTGKRGVNVVVDSVGAATWSQSLGALGRYGRLVTCGASAGPMVETDVRRLFWNQWSIMGSTMGSDAEYDAIIAELHAGRLMPPVDSVIPLAEGRRAFERLAAREQFGKIVLSIA, encoded by the coding sequence TTGAAGGCGCTCACGATATCCGCTCACGGCGGGTTGGACCAAGTGGTGTACGGCGATGTCCCCACGCCGGACGAATGCGCCCAAGGCGAAGTCCGCATTCGCCTCACCGCGGCGGCCCTCAACCATCTGGATCTGTTTGTAGTCGCCGGCGTGCCGGGGGTCTCGATTGCCCCCAACTGGGTCCTCGGAGCCGACGGCGTTGGCAGCATTGACCAGCTGGGAGCCGGGGTCGCGGGCCTCGCGTTGGGGGATCGGGTAGCGATTAACCCCGGCATCTCCTGTCGCGAGTGCGAATACTGCCGCGCGGGCGAACATCCCCTGTGCCCCAAGTTCCGGCTTCTGGGCGAACATCGCGCCGGCACCTTTGCGGAATACATCGTGGTTCCGGCCGCCAACGTTCGGCGCATTCCGGATACCGTGCCAGATGCTGTAGCGGCGGCCTTTTCGCTCGCCACACTCACGGCGTGGCGCATGCTCGTGACCCGCGCCCACATCAAAGCGGGCGAGTCGGTGCTTATTCAGGGGATTGGTGGCGGCGTCGCCATTGCGGCGCTCCAAATCGCCAAAGCGCGCGGAGCCACCGTGTGGGTCACCAGCAGCAGCGAGCGAAAACTCGCGCAGGCCGCCGCGCTCGGCGCCGACGAAACGCTCAACTACGCCACCATGGACGTGGCGCGGGAAATTCGCGCGCGCACGGGCAAGCGTGGCGTCAACGTGGTCGTAGACAGCGTGGGAGCGGCCACTTGGTCGCAATCACTCGGCGCGCTTGGACGCTACGGGCGCCTCGTGACCTGCGGTGCCAGCGCGGGCCCGATGGTCGAAACTGACGTGCGTCGCCTCTTCTGGAACCAGTGGTCCATTATGGGCTCGACCATGGGAAGCGACGCGGAGTACGACGCGATTATCGCCGAACTGCACGCTGGCCGGCTGATGCCGCCGGTGGATTCTGTGATTCCGCTCGCCGAGGGGCGCCGAGCCTTTGAGCGGCTCGCGGCGCGTGAGCAGTTCGGCAAGATTGTGCTGAGTATCGCGTGA
- a CDS encoding type II secretion system F family protein, which produces MPNFGFTAIDASGARHRGVREAPTVGVLSATLEREGLFVLSLSDAPAEHGSTWGRSPFGDAALLEGTRALAALLSAGLPLARTLTAVAQLGTPQSAVVWHAVRAAVESGTTLTEALGAHPRFFPPHYVGLVRAGERSGALAPAFARLADELERDAQLRSRVLSAALYPAILLVAGGAAVLVLLLVVIPNFAALLPQTGAPLPTSTALVLSLGRSLRRFWYLIPGGLVALVAIIEMARGSTDGRRWLARAWYALPLIGGWRRDLAAARFARLAGTLLEGGAPLLVALDDTARSLDDPLVRESAERVHAATRDGQTLQQALAAETLFPPMLAQLVGVGEAASSVPLFLMKAAQLFEERNERAVRRLVTLLEPAMIIVFGGVVGFIALALLQAIYSVNAGSFR; this is translated from the coding sequence ATGCCCAATTTTGGCTTCACCGCAATCGACGCCTCCGGCGCACGCCATCGCGGCGTGCGCGAGGCCCCGACCGTCGGCGTGCTCTCGGCGACACTCGAGCGCGAAGGACTCTTCGTCCTCTCGCTGAGCGACGCGCCCGCGGAGCATGGCTCGACGTGGGGCCGCTCTCCGTTCGGCGACGCGGCGCTCCTCGAAGGCACGCGGGCGCTCGCGGCGCTCCTGAGTGCGGGGCTGCCACTCGCGCGCACCCTCACGGCCGTCGCGCAACTGGGAACGCCGCAGAGCGCCGTCGTGTGGCATGCGGTGCGCGCTGCGGTGGAGAGTGGCACCACGCTCACGGAAGCGCTTGGGGCGCACCCGCGATTCTTTCCGCCGCACTACGTGGGGCTCGTGCGCGCTGGAGAGCGGTCCGGGGCACTGGCCCCGGCCTTTGCCCGCCTCGCCGACGAGCTCGAACGAGATGCGCAGCTGCGGAGTCGCGTGCTCTCGGCGGCACTGTATCCTGCGATCCTGCTCGTCGCCGGCGGCGCGGCGGTGTTGGTGCTTCTTCTCGTGGTGATTCCGAATTTTGCTGCGCTCTTACCGCAGACCGGTGCGCCACTTCCTACTTCGACAGCGCTCGTGCTCTCGTTGGGAAGGAGTCTGCGCCGATTCTGGTACCTGATTCCCGGTGGCCTCGTCGCGCTCGTGGCCATCATTGAGATGGCGCGAGGTTCCACTGACGGGCGCCGGTGGTTGGCGCGCGCGTGGTACGCGTTGCCGCTCATTGGCGGTTGGCGACGCGATCTCGCGGCGGCGCGGTTTGCCCGGCTCGCTGGCACCTTGCTGGAGGGCGGGGCGCCGCTGCTCGTCGCGCTGGATGATACCGCGCGCTCCCTCGATGATCCGCTCGTGCGCGAAAGCGCTGAACGCGTGCACGCCGCCACGCGTGACGGGCAAACACTGCAGCAGGCGCTCGCCGCGGAAACACTTTTTCCACCGATGCTCGCACAACTCGTGGGCGTGGGCGAAGCGGCGTCGAGCGTGCCCCTCTTTCTGATGAAAGCGGCCCAGCTCTTTGAAGAGCGCAATGAGCGCGCGGTGCGTCGGCTCGTCACACTGCTCGAGCCGGCAATGATCATCGTGTTCGGTGGCGTCGTCGGGTTTATTGCGCTCGCACTGCTGCAGGCTATTTACAGTGTGAACGCGGGCTCATTTCGATGA
- a CDS encoding Xaa-Pro peptidase family protein translates to MTERPVPIAAAPTAEEMQLRLAKVRTHMATHSLDAYVAASPDNVFYLTNFANYVHERPFLLVITPTGPLRFVAPKLEVPHVRSRVVGALEIVAYAEFPALAGGRWEDALRPLIPSGARVGVESTCPLQVYNAIAGEKVCYDAVDDARMVKTAYEIGRIAYAATLISETMQLMLRGAKPGFSLLQFAGGLQQMMMPRILADRPQTNMLATKLMGVFQPPSVSHDPHNFTNIHMVMEPGGPHVAILNCTINGYAAEIERSFFVGAVPDAARKPYEVMMAGRQLALELTVPGVRMSEVDRQVNALFRQAGYGDNLLHRCGHGIGVTGHEGPFLAEGDDRFIEPGMCFTIEPGIYIPGLGGFRHSDTVITTATGNVLLTQGSVALQDLTFGGAP, encoded by the coding sequence ATGACCGAACGTCCCGTACCGATCGCCGCAGCGCCTACCGCCGAAGAAATGCAGCTCCGGCTCGCGAAAGTGCGCACACACATGGCCACCCACTCACTCGACGCGTACGTCGCGGCCTCGCCTGACAACGTGTTCTACCTGACGAACTTCGCGAACTACGTGCATGAGCGACCGTTCCTGCTGGTGATCACACCAACTGGGCCGCTGCGTTTTGTGGCGCCCAAACTCGAAGTGCCGCATGTGCGATCGCGCGTGGTTGGCGCGCTCGAAATCGTCGCGTACGCCGAGTTCCCAGCCCTCGCGGGCGGGCGGTGGGAGGACGCGTTGCGTCCGCTTATTCCGTCAGGCGCGCGCGTCGGAGTGGAGTCCACCTGCCCACTGCAGGTGTACAACGCGATTGCCGGAGAGAAAGTCTGCTACGACGCTGTTGACGACGCGCGGATGGTCAAAACTGCGTACGAAATCGGGCGCATTGCCTACGCGGCGACGCTGATCAGCGAGACGATGCAACTCATGTTGCGGGGCGCGAAGCCGGGGTTCTCGTTGCTGCAATTTGCCGGCGGACTTCAGCAGATGATGATGCCGCGCATTTTGGCGGACCGGCCGCAAACGAACATGCTCGCGACAAAACTGATGGGGGTATTCCAACCGCCCAGCGTTTCGCACGATCCGCACAACTTTACCAACATCCACATGGTGATGGAGCCTGGCGGCCCGCACGTGGCAATCCTCAACTGCACCATCAACGGCTATGCGGCGGAGATTGAGCGGTCGTTCTTTGTTGGCGCAGTCCCCGATGCAGCGCGCAAACCGTACGAGGTGATGATGGCGGGACGTCAGCTCGCGCTCGAACTCACCGTGCCTGGCGTGCGCATGAGTGAGGTCGATCGTCAGGTGAACGCGTTGTTCCGTCAGGCCGGGTACGGCGACAATCTGCTGCACCGGTGCGGTCACGGCATCGGCGTCACGGGGCACGAGGGGCCGTTCTTGGCGGAGGGGGACGATCGGTTTATTGAACCCGGCATGTGTTTCACTATCGAACCCGGGATTTACATCCCGGGGCTGGGCGGGTTCCGCCACTCCGATACGGTCATCACCACGGCCACCGGCAACGTGCTGCTCACGCAGGGATCGGTCGCGCTCCAAGACCTAACGTTCGGCGGCGCACCCTGA
- a CDS encoding cytochrome c3 family protein, with protein sequence MTWSHAGLAALVLALAGQPAHAQGADNPHGPSIGACSGCHRADGWKPAVIASTFRHAEGRFPLDGAHQRTECVSCHKSLVFSTVTSSCASCHTDVHKSEFGTTCDRCHTTRSFVDVARMARAHELTRFPLRGAHVGVSCEGCHTGSVPGQGQYRGRPTTCVGCHAGTFRSATSPDHQGAGFSQDCASCHDVSTWHSAKYDHNLTQFALAGAHRAVNCAGCHADRVFKGKPMACMSCHAPDYNKTAAPPHAASAFPTLCTTCHGVQAWKGATFDHSTTQFPLTGAHGLALCSGCHADNVFKGKSAVCQSCHQKDFAASLRPPHSQLGFTSACADCHTTAAWKGAPYDHSVTRFPLTGAHRTATCNDCHANGVFRGRVSTCVSCHQGVFDKSVNPPHVASGFPVTCELCHSTTAWKGGSFSHDVTLFPLTGAHRRTPGCLMRGLPRRQHLQRQGDLLPVVPPKELRRLRAPATLGARILVGVRIVPHHHRVDGRHL encoded by the coding sequence ATGACATGGTCGCACGCCGGCCTCGCCGCGCTCGTGCTCGCACTCGCGGGTCAACCCGCACACGCACAAGGCGCCGACAATCCGCATGGTCCATCCATTGGCGCGTGCAGTGGGTGCCACCGCGCTGACGGATGGAAGCCAGCGGTCATCGCCTCAACCTTCCGCCACGCGGAGGGTCGCTTTCCACTCGACGGCGCACATCAGCGCACCGAGTGCGTGAGCTGCCACAAGTCGTTGGTCTTCTCGACCGTCACGTCGAGCTGTGCGTCGTGCCACACGGACGTACACAAGAGCGAGTTCGGCACCACGTGCGACCGATGCCACACGACGCGCAGCTTTGTAGACGTCGCACGCATGGCGCGTGCCCACGAACTCACCCGCTTTCCGCTCCGCGGCGCACACGTTGGTGTCTCGTGCGAAGGGTGCCACACCGGATCCGTGCCGGGACAAGGCCAGTATCGCGGCCGTCCCACGACGTGCGTCGGCTGCCACGCGGGCACGTTCCGGAGCGCGACCTCGCCGGACCATCAGGGCGCGGGATTTTCACAGGATTGCGCATCGTGCCACGACGTCTCGACTTGGCACTCCGCCAAATACGATCACAACCTCACGCAGTTTGCACTCGCGGGCGCGCATCGCGCCGTCAACTGTGCGGGATGCCACGCCGATCGCGTGTTCAAGGGCAAACCGATGGCGTGCATGAGCTGTCACGCCCCGGACTACAACAAAACCGCAGCGCCGCCGCACGCGGCCTCGGCGTTCCCGACGTTGTGCACGACGTGCCACGGCGTGCAGGCGTGGAAGGGTGCGACGTTCGATCACAGCACCACGCAGTTCCCACTCACCGGCGCACACGGCCTCGCCCTCTGTAGCGGCTGCCACGCCGACAATGTGTTCAAGGGAAAGTCTGCGGTGTGTCAGTCGTGCCACCAGAAAGACTTTGCCGCCTCGCTACGTCCACCGCACTCGCAACTCGGTTTTACCTCCGCGTGCGCCGACTGCCACACCACCGCAGCGTGGAAGGGCGCACCATATGATCACAGCGTCACGCGCTTCCCGCTGACCGGCGCGCATCGCACGGCCACGTGCAACGATTGCCATGCGAACGGTGTGTTCCGCGGGCGCGTATCGACGTGCGTCAGCTGCCACCAAGGGGTGTTCGACAAATCGGTGAATCCGCCGCACGTCGCATCGGGGTTCCCGGTGACGTGCGAGCTGTGCCACAGCACCACCGCGTGGAAGGGTGGGTCATTCAGTCACGACGTCACGCTCTTTCCGCTCACCGGCGCACACCGGCGCACACCGGGCTGCCTCATGCGCGGGCTGCCACGGCGACAACATCTTCAAAGGCAAGGCGACCTCCTGCCAGTCGTGCCACCAAAAGAACTTCGACGCCTCCGCGCGCCCGCCACACTCGGCGCTCGGATTCTCGTCGGCGTGCGCATCGTGCCACACCACCACCGCGTGGATGGGCGGCACCTTTGA
- the odhB gene encoding 2-oxoglutarate dehydrogenase complex dihydrolipoyllysine-residue succinyltransferase — translation MIAIKVPPLGESITEATVSRWLKKEGDLVAAGETLVELETDKITVEVPAIKAGVLASRARHDGDVVGVDDLLGELNEDVSAAVAPAAPAAGASAAPVAPVAPVAPAAAVTPATPAADVRSTPSARRLADESGVNLGNVAGTGRGGIVSKPDVMAAASAAQRPAAPSAPAAPPAAPRSAPQANAGARETREKMTTRRKRIAENLLQAQHNTAHLTTFNEIDMSAISSLRERLKEKVEKEHGVKLSFMPFFAKAAVLALEAFPVVNAQIDGDAIVYKHYVNLGIAVASEAGLVVPNIKDADQLGILGISRAIAAVAKRARDGKLSMDDLTGGTFTITNGGVFGSLVSTPIINYPQVGILGLHKMQDRPIAVNGQVVIRPMMYVALSYDHRVIDGQQAVLFLVRLKELMEDPASMLIE, via the coding sequence ATGATTGCGATCAAGGTTCCGCCACTCGGCGAGTCCATCACCGAAGCGACCGTCTCCCGCTGGCTCAAGAAGGAAGGCGATCTCGTCGCCGCCGGCGAGACGCTCGTCGAACTTGAGACAGATAAGATTACGGTCGAAGTGCCCGCTATCAAAGCGGGCGTCCTCGCCTCGCGCGCCCGTCACGACGGCGATGTGGTCGGCGTGGACGACCTTTTGGGCGAGCTAAACGAAGATGTGTCGGCGGCTGTTGCTCCGGCGGCACCTGCCGCAGGAGCAAGTGCTGCACCGGTGGCACCGGTGGCACCGGTCGCACCGGCTGCCGCGGTGACGCCCGCCACGCCAGCGGCCGACGTTCGTAGCACGCCATCTGCACGCCGTCTCGCCGACGAATCCGGAGTGAATCTCGGCAACGTGGCAGGTACTGGGCGTGGCGGCATCGTCAGCAAGCCCGACGTGATGGCCGCCGCCTCGGCGGCCCAGCGTCCGGCCGCTCCGTCAGCGCCTGCTGCGCCGCCGGCCGCTCCGCGTTCGGCGCCGCAAGCGAATGCGGGCGCGCGCGAAACTCGCGAGAAAATGACGACGCGCCGCAAGCGCATCGCCGAAAATCTGTTGCAGGCGCAGCACAACACCGCGCACCTCACGACGTTCAACGAGATCGACATGAGCGCCATCTCGTCGCTCCGTGAACGGTTGAAGGAAAAGGTCGAGAAGGAACACGGCGTGAAGCTGAGCTTTATGCCGTTCTTCGCCAAGGCCGCCGTGCTGGCGCTCGAAGCGTTTCCTGTGGTCAACGCGCAGATCGATGGCGACGCTATTGTCTACAAACACTATGTGAACCTCGGCATCGCAGTAGCCAGCGAAGCTGGGCTTGTGGTGCCAAACATCAAGGACGCCGACCAACTCGGCATCCTTGGCATCTCGCGCGCGATTGCCGCGGTGGCGAAGCGGGCTCGCGACGGCAAGCTCTCGATGGATGACCTCACCGGCGGCACGTTCACTATCACGAATGGTGGTGTGTTCGGCTCGCTGGTTTCCACGCCGATCATCAACTATCCGCAGGTCGGCATTCTCGGCTTGCACAAGATGCAGGACCGGCCGATTGCCGTGAACGGTCAGGTGGTGATCCGGCCGATGATGTACGTGGCGCTCTCGTACGATCACCGTGTGATTGACGGGCAACAGGCCGTGCTCTTCCTCGTTCGGCTCAAGGAGCTGATGGAAGATCCGGCTTCGATGCTGATCGAGTAG
- a CDS encoding NAD(P)-binding domain-containing protein, protein MPQQIFELVQAPNSKPATADGGVLRAMVRGDMCVGCGTCVAACPEPGAITLRGKLAVVDDALCQGHGECVRGCPVGAISVTTGSAVNRVQVPLIDDQFETNVPGLFIVGELGGRGLIKNAINEGKMAIEGVARSLPPGAVRTDGDADTVDVAIVGSGPAGLSAGLEALRCGLSYVILEQGSLSDTVRKYPRHKLLLAEPVHIPLYGDLWIADASKETLLQVWETIVANTGLQVQTQQRVETVVREDGVFRIQTPDGVHRARRVVLAMGRRGTPRRLGVPGEELAKVFYDIVEMEAFAGRRVLVVGGGDSAVESALGLANQKGTEVILSYRAQAFSRIKERNQAKLQRLIDTGRVRTMLGSTVREIRNDVAVLEYNGETTILPNDHVVIRIGGDAPFAFLERLGVRIVEKDVPLPPDQARAG, encoded by the coding sequence GTGCCGCAACAGATCTTTGAACTGGTGCAGGCGCCCAACTCCAAGCCGGCAACAGCCGACGGCGGCGTGCTGCGCGCGATGGTGCGTGGCGACATGTGTGTGGGTTGCGGCACCTGCGTGGCCGCCTGCCCCGAGCCAGGCGCCATCACGCTACGCGGCAAACTGGCCGTCGTGGACGACGCGCTCTGCCAAGGACATGGCGAATGCGTGCGTGGCTGCCCGGTAGGCGCCATCTCCGTGACGACGGGCTCAGCGGTGAATCGCGTGCAGGTGCCGCTGATTGACGACCAATTCGAAACGAACGTCCCTGGCCTCTTCATTGTCGGTGAACTGGGCGGTCGCGGCCTCATCAAAAACGCGATCAACGAAGGCAAGATGGCCATCGAAGGCGTCGCGCGGTCCCTCCCTCCGGGCGCTGTGCGCACGGACGGTGATGCCGACACGGTGGATGTTGCGATTGTGGGCTCCGGACCGGCCGGCCTGAGCGCTGGACTCGAGGCGCTGCGCTGCGGGCTGAGCTATGTGATTCTCGAGCAAGGCTCGCTCTCCGACACGGTGCGCAAATATCCGCGGCACAAACTGCTGCTCGCGGAGCCGGTGCACATTCCGCTCTACGGCGACCTCTGGATTGCCGACGCCTCCAAGGAAACGCTTCTGCAAGTGTGGGAGACGATCGTCGCCAACACGGGGTTGCAGGTGCAGACGCAACAGCGCGTGGAAACGGTCGTGCGCGAAGATGGCGTCTTCCGCATTCAGACGCCCGACGGTGTGCACCGCGCGCGCCGAGTTGTCCTTGCGATGGGTCGCCGTGGCACGCCGCGCCGGCTTGGCGTGCCGGGCGAAGAGCTCGCGAAAGTATTTTACGACATCGTCGAAATGGAGGCGTTCGCTGGGCGGCGCGTGCTCGTGGTGGGCGGCGGCGATAGCGCGGTTGAATCGGCGCTTGGGCTCGCCAACCAGAAGGGCACCGAGGTCATTCTTTCGTATCGCGCCCAGGCGTTCTCCCGCATCAAAGAGCGCAACCAAGCCAAACTTCAGCGGCTTATCGACACCGGTCGCGTACGCACCATGCTCGGCAGCACCGTGCGGGAAATTCGCAACGATGTCGCCGTGCTCGAGTACAACGGCGAGACCACGATTCTGCCGAACGATCACGTGGTCATTCGCATTGGCGGCGATGCACCCTTTGCGTTCCTCGAGCGGCTCGGGGTGCGCATCGTGGAGAAAGACGTGCCGTTGCCGCCTGATCAGGCGCGTGCCGGATGA
- a CDS encoding type II secretion system protein: MRRVDGRQPTQRGFTLIELVVVLAIIAMVLAVSVPAFAGRADAARPGDTEGLVRTLLRARQTAVESARLTTVILDPSSRRAWVRTDGPAPGVDTSFVVALADDVRLSADGARVRFAFYPDGHAAGDALTIASPRGTAQLRVSAANGDPIVHATIVAGVTRAP, from the coding sequence ATGAGGCGGGTCGATGGGCGCCAGCCGACGCAGCGCGGCTTTACGCTGATCGAACTTGTTGTGGTGCTCGCGATTATCGCGATGGTGCTGGCCGTGTCCGTGCCCGCCTTTGCCGGTCGCGCGGATGCCGCTCGTCCGGGGGACACCGAAGGACTGGTGCGTACCTTGCTGCGCGCCAGACAAACGGCGGTCGAATCGGCGCGTCTCACTACCGTGATTCTCGATCCCTCGTCCCGACGCGCTTGGGTGCGCACCGATGGCCCCGCACCGGGCGTGGACACGTCGTTCGTCGTCGCCCTCGCCGATGATGTACGTCTCTCGGCGGATGGCGCGCGCGTCCGATTCGCCTTCTATCCGGACGGTCACGCAGCCGGCGACGCGCTCACGATCGCCTCGCCTCGCGGAACAGCGCAACTGCGCGTATCAGCCGCGAACGGCGACCCCATCGTGCACGCGACCATCGTCGCCGGAGTCACGCGTGCTCCGTAA
- a CDS encoding type II secretion system protein, translated as MLRKRRGFTVLEAVVALAIIGVTSVAVLGAFAGDLRTAHAARSALEASSLAQSRLARLEMATRRELAALPDSLAHGAVPEFGDRYAWSASATLLGAEPDLFELHVVVTWPEGSTALTTRRFRPATLVARP; from the coding sequence GTGCTCCGTAAACGCCGCGGCTTCACCGTACTCGAGGCGGTCGTGGCGCTCGCGATCATCGGCGTCACATCCGTGGCGGTCCTCGGCGCCTTTGCCGGCGACCTGCGCACGGCCCACGCTGCCCGATCGGCGCTCGAAGCCTCCTCGCTCGCACAGTCGCGCCTAGCCCGTCTCGAAATGGCCACGCGGCGCGAGCTCGCCGCACTCCCCGATTCACTCGCGCACGGCGCGGTTCCTGAGTTCGGTGATCGTTACGCGTGGTCGGCAAGCGCGACGCTCCTAGGCGCGGAGCCGGACCTTTTTGAACTGCACGTGGTCGTCACCTGGCCCGAGGGATCCACCGCGCTCACGACACGCCGCTTTCGCCCCGCCACACTCGTGGCGCGCCCATGA
- the lpdA gene encoding dihydrolipoyl dehydrogenase: MSDTLLTPDVLVIGGGPGGYVAAIRAAQLGLQTVCVEGDRTLGGTCVNVGCIPSKALLQSSERYEATRLHSEEHGFSVGELTLNLAQMLKRKDDVVAANCKGVEFLFKKNKVTWAKGWATLMSGNVVEVKGHDGALTTYRAKHVIIATGSVPSGLPFLPFDEERVLSNVGALNIPQVPQHLIVIGGGVIGLELGSVWRRLGAKVTVVEYAPTILPGNDDEIIKEADRIFRKQGLAVHAGTKVVGGRREGTKVLVDIEKDGTAQTLEGDYVLVSIGRKPSLYGIDAAALGLTLGARGEIAVDDRMRTNLPNVFAIGDAVGGKLLAHKAEEEGVVAAEVIAGKPVHMHYHNMPGVVYTWPEIATVGLTEAEVKASGRAYRTGKFPFSANGRARTMAETSGFVKFVCDAESDEILGCHIIGANASDLLTEVVLAMEVRGTSEDIGITVHSHPTLNEAVKEAALAVTGRAIHI; this comes from the coding sequence ATGTCTGACACCCTGTTGACCCCAGACGTCCTCGTCATTGGCGGCGGGCCCGGCGGCTATGTGGCCGCCATTCGCGCCGCGCAGCTTGGACTGCAGACCGTGTGCGTCGAAGGCGACCGCACGTTAGGCGGCACCTGCGTGAATGTCGGATGCATTCCGTCGAAAGCACTGCTGCAGTCGAGCGAACGCTACGAAGCGACGCGACTGCACTCAGAGGAGCACGGCTTTTCGGTTGGCGAACTCACGCTCAACCTCGCGCAGATGCTCAAGCGCAAGGACGATGTGGTGGCCGCCAACTGCAAGGGCGTTGAATTTCTCTTCAAGAAGAACAAAGTCACGTGGGCCAAGGGTTGGGCCACGCTTATGAGCGGCAATGTGGTCGAGGTGAAGGGGCACGACGGCGCGCTGACCACCTACCGCGCCAAGCACGTGATTATCGCCACCGGTTCGGTACCGAGTGGTCTGCCGTTTCTTCCGTTCGACGAAGAGCGGGTGCTCTCGAATGTGGGCGCGCTGAACATTCCGCAGGTTCCGCAGCATTTGATTGTGATCGGCGGCGGCGTGATTGGACTCGAACTCGGTTCCGTGTGGCGGCGGCTCGGCGCGAAGGTGACGGTGGTGGAATACGCGCCGACGATCTTGCCCGGCAACGACGACGAGATCATCAAGGAAGCGGACCGAATCTTCCGGAAGCAGGGACTCGCGGTGCACGCCGGCACGAAAGTCGTCGGCGGGCGTCGTGAAGGGACGAAAGTGTTGGTCGACATCGAGAAGGACGGCACCGCGCAGACGCTCGAAGGCGACTACGTGCTCGTCTCCATCGGTCGCAAGCCGTCGCTCTACGGCATTGATGCCGCCGCGCTCGGGCTCACGCTCGGCGCGCGCGGCGAGATTGCGGTGGATGATCGGATGCGCACGAATCTGCCGAATGTGTTTGCCATTGGAGATGCCGTTGGCGGCAAGCTCTTGGCGCACAAGGCCGAAGAAGAAGGGGTGGTGGCCGCCGAGGTGATCGCTGGCAAGCCGGTGCACATGCACTATCACAACATGCCGGGCGTGGTGTACACCTGGCCGGAGATCGCGACCGTTGGTTTAACGGAAGCGGAAGTGAAGGCATCTGGCCGCGCGTATCGCACGGGCAAGTTTCCGTTCTCCGCGAATGGCCGCGCGCGCACGATGGCCGAGACGAGCGGCTTTGTGAAGTTTGTGTGCGACGCCGAGTCGGATGAAATTTTGGGCTGCCATATTATTGGCGCCAATGCGAGTGATCTGCTCACGGAAGTCGTGCTGGCCATGGAAGTGCGCGGCACGAGCGAGGACATTGGCATCACGGTGCACTCGCACCCGACGCTCAATGAGGCGGTGAAGGAAGCGGCGCTCGCGGTGACAGGGCGCGCGATTCACATCTGA